Proteins encoded in a region of the Mucilaginibacter sabulilitoris genome:
- a CDS encoding trans-sulfuration enzyme family protein produces MELSFILNELGEDRENYFNAVSPPIMQSSNFTFKTVTQLRQAMADEFETNLYSRGQNPTLNILRKKLAALDGAGDALVFSSGIGAISVPLLSLLQVGDHVIAVKNPYSWTLKLFNEFLPKFGITTTFIDGTVFDNFEKAVKPETRLIYLESPNTFSYELQDIKKIAGFARARGIMTMIDNSYCSPLYQQPISMGIDLVAQSATKYIGGHSDVVAGVLTGSKELIRQIFDHEFMNLGPAISPHSAWLMLRGLRTLPLRLQRSFESTKIITQWLNSHEAIQQVIWPFDPAFKQSQLACEQMQGCGGLFSFTLKNTSFANIEAFCNHLQHILLAVSWGGHESLILPSIASIAEPEYKPGDERHQLIRMYVGLEDPQYLINDLQQAFNKLKL; encoded by the coding sequence ATGGAACTTTCATTTATATTAAATGAACTGGGAGAAGATAGAGAAAACTATTTTAATGCCGTTTCACCTCCCATTATGCAGTCGAGCAATTTTACCTTTAAAACGGTAACGCAACTCAGACAGGCTATGGCCGATGAATTTGAAACAAATTTATACTCTAGGGGGCAAAACCCAACGCTTAATATACTGCGAAAAAAACTGGCCGCACTTGACGGAGCCGGAGATGCTTTGGTATTTAGCAGCGGAATAGGCGCCATAAGTGTTCCATTGCTTTCTTTATTACAAGTCGGCGATCATGTGATTGCGGTTAAAAATCCATATAGCTGGACTTTAAAACTTTTTAATGAATTTTTACCCAAATTTGGCATCACTACTACCTTTATTGATGGAACTGTTTTTGACAATTTTGAAAAAGCTGTTAAACCCGAAACCCGCCTAATATACCTGGAAAGTCCCAACACCTTTAGTTATGAATTGCAGGACATAAAAAAGATAGCTGGCTTTGCCCGGGCCAGAGGTATTATGACCATGATTGATAACAGCTACTGTAGCCCGTTATATCAACAGCCTATCAGTATGGGTATTGACCTGGTTGCTCAATCGGCTACAAAGTATATTGGAGGACATTCAGATGTGGTGGCGGGCGTACTTACCGGCAGCAAAGAACTGATAAGGCAAATTTTCGACCATGAATTTATGAATCTCGGCCCGGCTATTTCCCCACACTCCGCATGGCTGATGTTGCGAGGATTGCGTACATTACCATTGCGCCTGCAACGTAGTTTTGAGAGCACTAAAATAATTACTCAATGGCTAAATAGCCATGAAGCAATACAACAGGTAATATGGCCCTTTGACCCGGCTTTCAAACAAAGCCAATTGGCCTGTGAACAAATGCAGGGCTGCGGAGGGTTGTTCAGTTTTACGTTAAAAAATACGTCATTTGCAAATATTGAAGCATTTTGTAACCATTTGCAGCATATATTACTCGCGGTTTCCTGGGGAGGCCATGAAAGTTTGATACTTCCATCTATAGCGTCGATTGCGGAACCGGAGTACAAACCAGGTGATGAGCGCCATCAACTCATCAGAATGTATGTTGGTTTAGAAGACCCTCAATATTTAATAAATGACCTGCAACAGGCATTCAATAAATTAAAATTATAG
- a CDS encoding HlyD family secretion protein: MVEEIQTLPKKKEKKSRAGKIVDNFEQRSEAAQDIISSKPDFFEKYALLCILGTLLILVGSTWFIRYPDFIEARATLTANSAPKELVPKTSGRLVRLFVRNNQQLQKDDIIGWIESTADHKEVMELSNEINSSIAFINHDQPEKVFDIFQKYYNNLGEIQIAYQQFINAWQQFNDYTVNGFYFMKRSLLENDITSIDKTQVIIEGQKKLTEQDIKLAEETYKMNKTLLDQNVLTKEEFRSQTSKYVNKQLAIPQLKTSLLTNQTQKRDKLRELGQLNHDIAQQKVIFEQALQSLKSKVDDWITKYIIKAPISGKVSFTIPLQENQYLQFEKTIGYINPADTHYYAEAYLSQYNFGKIDTGLTVQLRFDAYPYQELGFVEGKINYISNVPSDSGFLATIKFNKGLVTNNNRNIAYKSGLKAQAIVITKDMRLLQRLYYNMVKSASAGK, from the coding sequence ATGGTGGAAGAAATACAAACATTGCCGAAAAAAAAAGAAAAAAAATCCAGGGCAGGAAAAATAGTTGATAATTTTGAACAACGATCAGAGGCTGCGCAGGATATTATCTCGAGCAAGCCCGACTTTTTTGAAAAATATGCATTGCTCTGCATTTTAGGCACCTTGCTTATCCTTGTTGGTAGCACCTGGTTCATCAGGTATCCGGATTTTATAGAAGCCAGGGCGACTCTGACCGCCAACAGTGCGCCAAAGGAACTTGTTCCAAAAACAAGCGGCCGACTGGTTCGCCTATTTGTAAGAAATAATCAACAGTTACAAAAGGACGATATCATTGGATGGATCGAAAGTACCGCCGATCACAAGGAGGTTATGGAACTGTCCAATGAGATCAATAGCAGTATCGCGTTCATAAATCATGACCAACCGGAAAAGGTTTTCGATATATTTCAGAAATACTATAACAATCTGGGCGAGATCCAGATCGCGTATCAACAATTCATAAACGCGTGGCAACAATTTAATGATTATACGGTCAACGGCTTCTATTTCATGAAAAGGTCTTTACTGGAAAATGATATCACGTCAATAGACAAGACTCAGGTAATTATTGAGGGTCAAAAAAAACTCACTGAACAGGATATTAAGTTAGCTGAGGAAACTTACAAAATGAATAAAACCTTGCTGGATCAGAATGTTCTAACCAAAGAAGAGTTTCGCTCTCAGACAAGTAAGTATGTGAACAAACAATTGGCTATTCCGCAATTGAAAACTTCTCTTTTAACTAATCAAACGCAAAAGAGAGATAAACTAAGGGAACTTGGTCAACTCAATCATGATATTGCTCAACAAAAGGTAATCTTTGAACAGGCCTTGCAATCCTTAAAAAGCAAAGTCGACGATTGGATTACAAAATATATAATTAAAGCCCCTATATCTGGTAAGGTCTCATTCACTATCCCTTTACAGGAAAATCAATATTTGCAATTTGAAAAGACAATTGGATATATCAACCCTGCCGATACACATTATTATGCGGAAGCCTATCTTTCCCAGTATAACTTTGGCAAGATCGACACAGGCTTAACCGTTCAACTCCGGTTTGATGCTTATCCATATCAGGAATTGGGCTTCGTGGAAGGTAAAATAAATTACATTTCAAATGTGCCGTCAGATAGCGGCTTTTTGGCGACCATAAAGTTTAATAAGGGTTTAGTAACCAACAATAACCGAAATATCGCATATAAAAGCGGCCTTAAGGCGCAGGCTATTGTCATTACAAAGGACATGAGGCTCTTGCAACGTTTATATTATAATATGGTGAAATCGGCCTCAGCAGGAAAGTAG